One genomic region from Gammaproteobacteria bacterium encodes:
- the hisD gene encoding histidinol dehydrogenase — translation MVAIRRLNTASADFWQQLEAVRAFDDADDLAISNTVGEILLNVRQRGDAALVDYTERFDHLKVASAAELELPASRLQQALKTIPQAQRIALEQAAQRLRDYHVKQKSESWQYTEEDGTLLGQKITPLDRVGLYVPGGKAAYPSSVLMNAIPAKVAGVDELIMVVPTPNGVLNELVLAAVAISGVNRVFTVGGAQAIAALAYGTDTVPAVDKIVGPGNIYVATAKRMVFGTVGIDMIAGPSEIVVLADNSMPADWVAMDLFSQSEHDEDAQAILISTDVAYIEQVEQSIHRLLPEMERREIITASLNRRAAMIEADSIDTAMTVINTIAPEHLQLSVVNPQSLLPKVRHAGAIFMGQSTAEVLGDYCAGPNHVLPTAGTARFSSPLGVYDFQKRSSLIMCSPEGASKLGKIAATLARGEGLTAHARSAEYRIQD, via the coding sequence ATGGTTGCCATACGACGATTAAACACCGCATCCGCAGATTTTTGGCAGCAACTTGAAGCGGTTCGCGCCTTTGATGATGCCGATGATTTGGCCATCAGTAATACCGTAGGCGAAATCCTGTTAAATGTGCGTCAGCGTGGCGATGCCGCGCTGGTGGATTATACCGAGCGCTTTGATCATTTGAAGGTTGCCAGTGCCGCTGAATTAGAGCTACCAGCGTCACGTTTACAGCAGGCCTTAAAGACGATTCCTCAAGCACAAAGAATTGCCTTAGAACAAGCGGCGCAACGATTACGCGATTATCACGTCAAACAAAAAAGTGAGTCTTGGCAGTATACCGAGGAAGATGGCACCTTGCTTGGCCAAAAAATCACGCCGCTGGACCGTGTCGGGCTTTATGTGCCGGGTGGCAAAGCCGCTTATCCCTCATCGGTATTAATGAATGCTATTCCAGCCAAAGTCGCTGGTGTTGATGAATTAATTATGGTGGTGCCGACACCCAATGGTGTGCTCAACGAATTGGTATTAGCGGCGGTCGCCATTAGCGGTGTTAATCGCGTCTTTACCGTTGGTGGTGCACAAGCCATTGCCGCGCTGGCCTATGGTACTGACACCGTGCCCGCGGTTGATAAAATTGTTGGGCCAGGCAATATTTATGTGGCAACAGCCAAGCGCATGGTATTTGGCACCGTCGGGATCGATATGATTGCTGGCCCGTCAGAAATAGTGGTGTTGGCAGATAACAGTATGCCGGCAGACTGGGTGGCGATGGATTTGTTCTCACAGTCAGAGCATGATGAAGATGCGCAAGCGATTTTAATCAGCACAGATGTCGCCTATATTGAACAAGTCGAACAAAGTATTCACCGTTTGCTGCCCGAAATGGAGCGCCGCGAGATTATTACCGCATCGTTAAACCGTCGTGCCGCAATGATAGAAGCTGACAGCATTGATACTGCGATGACCGTGATTAACACCATTGCGCCTGAGCATTTACAACTGTCGGTGGTCAATCCCCAATCGTTACTGCCCAAAGTGCGCCACGCGGGAGCGATTTTTATGGGGCAATCAACCGCTGAAGTGCTGGGCGATTATTGCGCCGGACCGAACCATGTGTTACCAACAGCAGGCACCGCACGCTTTTCATCGCCGCTGGGTGTTTATGATTTTCAAAAACGTTCTAGTCTCATTATGTGTTCGCCCGAAGGTGCATCTAAACTGGGTAAAATTGCTGCAACGCTAGCACGTGGCGAAGGCTTGACTGCGCATGCGCGCTCAGCCGAATACCGAATTCAAGATTAA